In Zingiber officinale cultivar Zhangliang chromosome 1A, Zo_v1.1, whole genome shotgun sequence, a genomic segment contains:
- the LOC122008162 gene encoding uncharacterized protein LOC122008162 produces the protein MWRIQWRFCLVGCFMSHYPGKDGVRYIGSQWKTPHKFFLHKSGWVVYKFDNEEYHQKFLQGVPYFVFGVPMFLNIMPKCFPFDEDGRFVPVWIQIHGLPLDCWSQFVLSKIGSKVGKPLYTDNLTRTRERLEYVRLMVEIPTIGERVHEVPITLPTGVQVDLKTIYEMVPDFCQTCNKLGHRSKNYRGKATPVGQQRNNPQTDPNVQGYRRPRSQSTRGRERTRTRYGNHTRQQWRPMQQRPNVKVSVDQQELAIVIVNIPITVDIIPPNCENEVRQGEDQMPQQQPPQEVEINEEVPRETEQVQPPKVVQQPAILSEGSTSSSSTSSSMASQEDGAASKSIHTVSEASTSSSLPTTISSTSRDTTSSTPTPTIGTRQRVRTTHNGHK, from the coding sequence ATGTGGAGGATTCAATGGAGGTTTTGTTTAGTTGGTTGCTTCATGAGTCATTATCCGGGCAAAGATGGAGTCCGATACATTGGTTCTCAATGGAAGACACCTCACAAATTCTTCCTGCACAAGAGTGGTTGGGTAGTGTATAAGTTTGATAATGAAGAATATCACCAAAAATTTCTTCAAGGAGTACCTTACTTTGTCTTTGGTGTTCCGATGTTCTTGAATATTATGCCTAAGTGTTTTCCATTTGATGAAGATGGACGCTTTGTACCGGTGTGGATACAAATTCATGGCCTTCCACTAGATTGTTGGAGCCAATTTGTGCTAAGTAAGATTGGATCAAAAGTTGGCAAACCGTTGTACACTGATAATTTGACTAGGACAAGGGAACGGTTGGAGTATGTAAGGCTTATGGTGGAGATTCCGACTATTGGTGAACGTGTGCATGAAGTCCCCATCACCCTACCTACTGGTGTTCAAGTGGATTTGAAAACCATATATGAAATGGTCCCGGATTTTTGCCAAACATGCAACAAATTGGGTCATCGATCAAAGAATTACCGGGGAAAGGCTACACCGGTTGGACAACAACGAAACAACCCCCAAACTGATCCAAATGTGCAAGGATATAGGAGACCAAGATCTCAATCAACTAGAGGTCGCGAGAGGACAAGAACGAGATATGGAAACCATACAAGGCAACAATGGCGACCAATGCAACAAAGGCCAAATGTTAAGGTGTCGGTTGACCAACAAGAGCTTGCAATTGTCATTGTGAACATCCCTATAACGGTGGACATAATTCCTCCCAATTGTGAGAATGAAGTCCGCCAAGGAGAGGATCAGATGCCACAACAACAGCCCCCTCAAGAGGTGGAAATAAATGAAGAGGTGCCAAGAGAAACTGAGCAAGTGCAGCCACCAAAAGTTGTCCAGCAGCCAGCAATTTTAAGTGAAGGGAGCACATCCTCCTCCTCTACTTCTTCCTCCATGGCATCACAAGAAGATGGGGCAGCAAGTAAGAGTATTCATACGGTATCGGAGGCATCGACATCTTCATCATTGCCCACTACTATATCATCTACAAGTAGGGATACGACAAGTAGTACACCTACCCCTACGATTGGTACAAGACAACGGGTGCGAACAACCCACAATGGTCACAAATGA